A region of Theileria annulata chromosome 2, complete sequence, *** SEQUENCING IN PROGRESS *** DNA encodes the following proteins:
- a CDS encoding uncharacterized protein (chr2.cand.352 - hypothetical protein, conserved, mal13p1.237), producing the protein MVEDSEQTGDKSLLDMKMKEFENAKTLLISSKRPKAFLIRTACELLAGGTEVLILSALGDAMGLCLQLQMLLVSKNAATTFRIETLLNKCTSEKSKNPFYIPGLLVFMRKHPEFKGSRISPGYIVFSPRTSTFTPLFDSEPTEFVLSVNAGNPDLTVGGSGVNGAFAKLLGELGHDLGSYTTLFKRLAEQARNNNKSDENQHVAYEHEPNSQVLFAMCRLPNDPSYFKLPNEGLVFVTLFNNKYPFTNDHNLGFVYVVGPNGANYDVDGFLESVHKLGDNLVTTLCDYNGMAKRETAKKLPRVTLCRLCLVSGGVYKHKDVTKLDVAKSLLNGIAEGYRHGPTPRFNFAYDEDVFRIVSVTNKLL; encoded by the exons ATGGTGGAAGACTCGGAACAAACTGGAGACAAGTCATTATTGGACATGAAGATGAAGGAATTTGAGAACGCTAAAACTTTATTGATATCCTCAAAAAGGCCTAAAGCTTTCCTGATCAGAACAGCATGCGAATTGCTGGCCGGCGGCACAGAAGTGTTAATACTTAGTGCATTAGGGGATGCCATGGGTTTGTGTCTCCAACTCCAGATGTTGCTTGTGTCAAAGAATGCGGCTACAACCTTTAGGATCGAGACATTGTTAAACAAGTGCACGAGCGAAAAAAGTAAGAACCCCTTTTACATCCCAGGATTACTCGTTTTTATGAGAAAACACCCAGAGTTTAAAGGTTCCAGAATCTCACCAGGATATATCGTTTTCTCACCAAGAACGTCGACCTTCACACCATTGTTCGACTCCGAGCCCACAGAATTTGTTTTATCTGTAAACGCGGGAAATCCTGACTTAACCGTTGGTGGTTCTGGAGTTAATGGTGCATTTGCAAAACTTCTAGGTGAACTTGGACATGATTTAGGGTCTTACACAACGCTGTTCAAGAGACTTGCCGAACAGGCCAGGAACAATAACAAGTCTGACGAAAATCAACACGTTGCATATGAACACGAACCCAACTCACAGGTCTTGTTTGCTATGTGCCGTCTACCAAATGACCCATCTTATTTTAAACTTCCTAACGAGGGACTTGTATTTGTGACCTTGTTTAACAACAAATACCCATTTACGAAT GACCACAACTTGGGATTTGTTTATGTTGTTGGTCCCAACGGGGCCAATTATGATGTTGACGGTTTCCTAGAATCCGTCCATAAGTTGGGGGACAATTTGGTTACTACACTTTGCGACTATAATGGAATGGCTAAACGAGAAACTGCGAAAAAATTGCCTAGAGTAACACTTTGTCGTTTGTGCCTTGTTAGCGGCGGGGTATACAAGCATAAGGATGTGACCAAACTAGATGTTGCCAAGTCATTGTTAAAT gGTATAGCAGAGGGATATCGACATGGTCCTACACCAAGATTTAACTTCGCATACGATGAGGACGTTTTTCGCATCGTAAGTGTTACCAACAAATTACTTTAA
- a CDS encoding uncharacterized protein (all_bases.C.cand.445 - hypothetical protein) has product MFICYKFMDKLTFLNKLEKYFFTYDHDLIFFTEVELLRSQCRNALKEMIQFNEVDKRRHWIVIFREMINICNNYYRPDNKDLEIEVNGKTILLDHKYIISYEFYEFVLYLTKDESLKETVHLTITEIIRNIKNSLHTIKDMSSTYVLSELLLLVVGVKMSFTTEYLIIVINILESSIRENNFTFVNVHEITIHLKLIMHLVEDSTIKQNVKEKIASNYSYLYMYIFRRMCYSIRIRNLEKIWKICQK; this is encoded by the exons atgtttatttgttacaaatttatggataaattg ACGTTTTTAAACAAGTTGGAGAAGTATTTCTTCACCTACGACCACGACCTTATTTTTTTCACTGAAGTGGAACTCCTGAGGTCCCAATGCAGAAACGCCCTAAAAG AAATGATACAATTCAACGAAGTTGATAAGAGAAGGCATTGGattgtaatttttaggGAAATGATCAACATTTGcaacaattattataggCCGGACAACAAGGACCTAGAAATAGAGGTCAACGGCAAAACAATATTACTAGACCACAAATACATAATTTCATATGAGTTTTATGAATTCGTTTTGTATCTGACCAAGGACGAAAGTCTCAAGGAAACAGTACACCTGACGATAACTGAAATAATAAGGAACATCAAGAACTCACTACATACGATAA AAGATATGAGTTCAACGTATGTGCTGAGCGAACTTCTCTTGTTAGTAGTTGGAGTCAAAATGAGTTTCACAACTgaat acttaattatagtaataaatattctCGAAAGTTCGATTAGAGAAAATAACTTCACATTTGTAAATGTACATGAAATTACAATACAcctgaaattaataatgcATTTGGTGGAAGATTCCACGATCAAACAAAATgtaaaagaaaaaatagCATCTAATtacagttatttatatatgtatatatttcGTAGAATGTGTTACTCGATAAGGATTCggaatttagaaaaaatttgGAAGATTTGTCAAAAGTAA